A genomic region of Caloramator mitchellensis contains the following coding sequences:
- a CDS encoding molybdopterin biosynthesis protein, with protein sequence MGQNIYLSNINLEKAINTYFEKLSEFRLNSEKIKTHEANGRITAAPVFAKISSPFYNSSAVDGIATTAKKTFTATDRNPVRLKEGIDYLVVDTGDPVPDEFDTVIMVEDLIKAGENEIEIIKPSIPWQNIRQMGEDIVEGQLILPQSHRIRPVDIGALIAGGVFEIEVYKKPRVAIIPTGTEIVEPGTELKVGDIIEFNSRVFAAQVEEYGGIPVRFDIVKDDFERLLEVVDRASKEFDLILLNAGSSAGREDYSKKVIETLGQVFIHGVAIKPGKPVILGKIADKPIVGIPGFPVSAFFIMENIVKKLIGFIQGYEIMGKKYIDAMLSKRTMSSSKYLEFVRVKLGYIDGKYIAAPIERGAGATMSLVRADGVMEIPEELEGYEKGSVVKVNLLKSEDEIKNTVLCIGSHDLILDIAADLLAKKGKYNLSSAHVGSMGGILSLKDRETHFTTLHLLDTETGEYNKSYIKRYVPGRRIALIKFVKRIQGLMVRKGNPLGITRLEDIVNNNAKFVNRQKGSGTRILLDYELKKLGISPKDINGYEREDYTHISVAAQVAKGNADVGLGVFSAANIMGLDFIPIANEEYDIALPLEYLEHDGIKKFLEVINSDEFKRELDYLGGYDYSDLGNIIIE encoded by the coding sequence ATGGGACAAAATATATATCTCTCAAATATAAATTTGGAAAAAGCAATAAATACATATTTTGAAAAATTGAGTGAATTTAGACTAAATAGCGAAAAGATAAAGACACATGAAGCAAACGGAAGAATTACTGCAGCTCCAGTATTTGCAAAAATTTCTTCGCCATTTTACAACAGTTCAGCAGTTGACGGAATTGCAACGACTGCAAAAAAAACTTTTACTGCTACGGACAGAAACCCAGTAAGATTAAAAGAAGGTATCGATTACTTAGTTGTTGATACTGGAGACCCTGTTCCAGATGAATTTGATACTGTGATAATGGTTGAGGATTTGATTAAAGCTGGTGAGAACGAAATTGAGATTATTAAGCCATCGATTCCATGGCAAAACATAAGACAAATGGGTGAGGATATAGTTGAGGGACAGTTAATTCTCCCTCAGAGCCACAGAATAAGACCTGTTGATATAGGTGCCCTAATTGCAGGAGGAGTTTTTGAGATTGAAGTGTATAAAAAGCCAAGGGTTGCAATAATCCCAACAGGAACGGAGATTGTCGAACCAGGAACAGAACTAAAGGTTGGGGATATTATTGAATTCAACTCAAGAGTGTTTGCGGCACAGGTAGAGGAATACGGAGGGATTCCTGTAAGATTTGATATCGTAAAGGATGATTTTGAAAGACTACTAGAAGTTGTAGATAGAGCCTCTAAAGAATTTGATTTGATTTTATTGAATGCAGGTTCTTCTGCAGGAAGGGAAGATTATTCTAAAAAGGTCATAGAAACATTAGGACAAGTATTTATCCACGGAGTTGCAATTAAGCCAGGAAAGCCTGTTATTTTGGGTAAAATAGCTGATAAACCAATAGTCGGGATACCAGGATTTCCTGTTTCAGCATTTTTTATAATGGAGAACATTGTCAAAAAGCTAATAGGCTTTATTCAAGGATATGAAATTATGGGTAAAAAGTATATAGATGCAATGCTTTCAAAAAGGACGATGTCTTCTTCAAAATATCTTGAATTTGTGAGGGTTAAGCTTGGATATATAGATGGCAAATATATTGCAGCACCAATTGAAAGGGGTGCGGGTGCTACGATGAGCCTTGTAAGGGCTGATGGAGTTATGGAAATTCCAGAAGAGCTGGAGGGTTATGAAAAGGGAAGTGTTGTTAAAGTAAATTTACTCAAGAGTGAAGACGAAATAAAGAATACTGTCCTATGCATAGGAAGCCATGATTTGATATTAGACATTGCTGCAGATTTACTCGCCAAAAAAGGCAAATATAATCTATCTTCTGCTCATGTTGGCAGCATGGGGGGAATACTTTCGCTTAAAGATAGGGAAACTCATTTTACGACTTTACATCTATTAGACACAGAAACTGGTGAATACAACAAATCCTATATAAAAAGATATGTTCCAGGTAGAAGAATTGCTCTTATTAAGTTTGTCAAAAGGATTCAGGGTCTTATGGTGAGAAAGGGAAATCCTTTGGGTATAACAAGGCTTGAGGATATAGTTAACAATAATGCGAAATTTGTAAACAGACAAAAAGGGTCTGGGACAAGAATACTACTTGATTATGAACTGAAAAAATTAGGTATAAGCCCTAAAGATATTAATGGATACGAGAGAGAAGATTATACACATATTTCTGTTGCAGCTCAGGTTGCAAAGGGAAATGCAGATGTAGGGCTTGGGGTTTTTTCAGCAGCTAATATAATGGGGCTGGATTTTATTCCAATAGCTAACGAGGAATATGATATTGCACTTCCTTTAGAATATTTAGAACATGACGGCATTAAGAAATTTTTAGAAGTTATTAATTCGGATGAATTTAAGAGAGAATTAGACTATCTTGGAGGATATGACTATAGCGATTTAGGCAATATAATAATCGAATAG
- a CDS encoding molybdopterin molybdotransferase MoeA encodes MELLKLVTVNEAKEIIKNNKSYKIETEKVSILDVLERVLAVDIYSNENVPEFVRSTVDGYAVSSNDVFGASESLPAILKLVGEVKIGSVPPSDIKDGECMYVPTGGMLPNGADTVAMIEYTEKLDDETILINKPVAPLQNIVEIGEDVNKGELVLKKGTRIRPYEVGVLASLGILEVEVYKRIKVGIISTGDEVVPPTEKIELGKVRDINSYLLYSLCIEESVEPVLYGIINDDFDKLREAVERALGECDVVLMSGGSSVGTKDETVKVIKSFEGSNIFIHGIAIKPGKPTIVGKVNDKFIFGLPGHPLACAVIFKNFVAHYLDLIRNFEREEYPIECIFSVNYHKAPGRAEFLPVQIKEEDGVLKAYPTYYKSGLISCFAKSFGYVYIEKELEGLYAGQNVKVIKF; translated from the coding sequence ATGGAGTTATTAAAGCTTGTTACAGTAAATGAGGCAAAGGAAATTATTAAGAATAATAAAAGTTACAAAATTGAAACCGAAAAGGTGAGCATATTAGATGTTCTTGAAAGGGTTTTAGCGGTCGACATATATTCAAATGAAAATGTTCCTGAATTTGTTCGTTCGACTGTAGATGGTTATGCTGTGTCATCAAATGATGTGTTTGGAGCAAGCGAGAGCCTGCCGGCTATTTTAAAACTTGTTGGAGAAGTAAAAATAGGCAGTGTTCCTCCAAGTGACATTAAAGATGGTGAATGCATGTATGTTCCAACTGGCGGTATGCTTCCTAATGGTGCTGATACGGTTGCCATGATTGAATATACTGAAAAGTTGGATGATGAAACGATACTTATAAACAAGCCAGTTGCACCGCTTCAAAACATAGTTGAAATTGGAGAAGATGTAAATAAGGGAGAACTTGTTTTAAAAAAGGGGACAAGAATAAGGCCATACGAAGTAGGCGTTTTAGCAAGCCTTGGAATTTTAGAAGTTGAAGTTTATAAAAGAATAAAGGTGGGAATTATTTCGACGGGCGATGAGGTGGTTCCACCAACTGAGAAAATTGAACTTGGGAAAGTTAGGGATATTAATAGTTATCTCTTATATTCACTTTGTATTGAAGAAAGTGTTGAACCTGTTCTATATGGAATAATTAATGACGATTTTGATAAGTTAAGGGAGGCAGTTGAAAGAGCACTTGGCGAATGTGATGTAGTATTGATGTCGGGTGGAAGCTCTGTTGGAACAAAGGACGAGACTGTAAAGGTTATAAAATCATTTGAAGGGTCAAATATTTTTATCCACGGAATTGCAATTAAGCCTGGAAAACCAACAATTGTTGGGAAAGTGAATGATAAGTTTATATTTGGACTTCCGGGACATCCACTTGCATGTGCAGTTATTTTCAAAAATTTCGTTGCTCATTATTTGGATTTGATTAGGAATTTCGAAAGGGAAGAATACCCAATTGAATGCATATTTTCAGTCAATTATCATAAAGCACCAGGAAGGGCAGAATTTCTGCCTGTTCAAATAAAGGAAGAGGATGGTGTTTTAAAAGCATATCCAACCTACTATAAATCAGGGCTTATATCATGTTTTGCAAAATCCTTTGGGTATGTGTATATCGAAAAGGAGCTTGAAGGTCTTTACGCTGGGCAAAATGTGAAAGTAATTAAGTTCTAG